CTGGCCGTCGGCTTCTCCCCGCGAGCGTCCGCGCAGGCCCTCTACGGGCTGCTCGCGGCCCCCGAGGCCGAACTGCTGCTGCCACGCCTCGGCCGGCATCGTCGCGGCGCCGGATGCCTGTACGTCACGACCCTCGCTTCCGTGGACCTCGGCGTCCTCGAGGAACTCGTGCGGTGCGGCCACGAGTTCCTGGTGACGGAGAGGTTCACCCCGACGGATGCGACCTGACCGCGCGCCCGGGACGGCGGGGCGTCGTGCCGCCGACCGCCGGTCGGTCGTCGTCGATCTCGGGGACCACGAGGCGTCGGGCAGTCCCCAGGGTGCCCCCGGTGCGCGCAGTACCCCCGGTGCGCGCTGCGTCCCCGGCGCCCCCGATGGTCCCGGCTCCACGGACACCGGCGTCACAGCAGCCACGGACACCGCGGACGCCGACGCCGAGCGGGCGCGCCGTCGCCGTACGGCCTGTCTCGCGGCCGGCGTCGTGGCGCTCCTGGTCGTCGCCGCGAACCTGGCACCCCGCGGGGACGGCCCGCCCCCACTCGGGAAGGCCGCCGAGGTGCAGGACCGCCCCCTCAGTGTGTGCGAGGCCGTGGCCTTCGCCAACCGGACCGGAGAACTGCCCGCGAGACCGGCCGTGCTGCCGGGCCGCGCGAACGGCTACTTCGCCGTCACCGATCCCGCCGGCCGCGCCACGACGGTCGTGGGCCTGACCTACCAGGACGGCACCATCTCGCTCTGCCGTCCTGTCCGGGAGGCCGGGACCGGCAGCCCCGCACCCGGGCAGTACGAGCTGCCGCTGCTCCGCAGGGGCGACACCTACGCGTACGAACCGGGCCCGTCGGGCCTGGCACTCGTCGGCGAGCGGTCGGCCGACGGCACGATCGTCCGCGGC
This genomic interval from Arthrobacter agilis contains the following:
- a CDS encoding DUF1801 domain-containing protein, whose protein sequence is MAGLRTQPTEHDPAAFIGTVTHPTRRSDAEALLALMGRVTGEPAVMWGPSMIGFGQYHYRYASGHEGDALAVGFSPRASAQALYGLLAAPEAELLLPRLGRHRRGAGCLYVTTLASVDLGVLEELVRCGHEFLVTERFTPTDAT